A DNA window from Sphaeramia orbicularis chromosome 22, fSphaOr1.1, whole genome shotgun sequence contains the following coding sequences:
- the LOC115413899 gene encoding uncharacterized protein LOC115413899 translates to MSKGPLLRSLVEQRISLAAAEIFGLFERTIAEYEEELRRSKEENQLNHKLLEELRRSKEENQRSHKLLEAVWNPDVLGHTTDVQLLLVAQDQSPSLDPEPDPNPPHIKQEQEAEVTRGATPTPVPVKSESDEEEVHHRPEPHGPDAGPDLNPVYVRDLNCRPEPDSDTNGPRSIKAESPVVRRQVGQKSTVHRCPECGQTFGFKSSLKTHEGSRQRDTIQLSRLR, encoded by the exons atGTCTAAAGGTCCGCTGCTCCGCTCGTTGGTGGAACAGAGGATCAGTTTGGCCGCAGCAGAAATATTTGGACTGTTTGAAAGGACCatagcagagtacgaggaggaGCTGAGGAGGTCCAAAGAGGAGAACCAACTGAACCACAAACTACTGGAGGAGCTGAGGAGGTCCAAAGAGGAGAACCAACGGAGCCACAAACTACTGGAGGCGGTTTGGAACCCGGACGTCCTGGGACACACAACAG ATGTTCAGCTTCTGTTGGTGGCCCAAGACCAGAGTCCAAGTCTGGACCCAGAACCGGACCCAAACCCCCCCCACATCAAACAGGAACAGGAGGCTGAGGTCACCAGGGGGGCCACGCCCACTCCTGTCCCCGTGAAAAGTGAAAGCGATGAGGAGGAAGTTCACCACAGACCGGAACCACATGGACCAGATGCAGGGCCAGACCTGAACCCAGTCTACGTACGAGACTTAAACTGTAGACCTGAACCGGACTCTGACACAAACGGACCCAGGTCCATAAAAGCTGAGTCTCCTGTGGTGAGAAGACAGGTAGGACAGAAGTCCACGGTCCACCGATGTCCTGAATGTGGACAAACATTTGGCTTCAAGTCCAGTCTGAAGACACATGAAGGTTCACGCCAAAGAGACACCATTCAGTTGTCCCGACTACGGTAA
- the LOC115413900 gene encoding uncharacterized protein PF11_0207-like: MKEAKEVKEMKEVKEMKEAKEVKEMKEVKEMKEAKEVKEMKEVKEVKEAKEMKEMKEGEEVKELKEWRNEGGGGSEGDEGGNGSEGDEGGEGSEGGEGGEGGEGGEGSEGVEEVKEVEEVKEVKEVKEVKEVKEVKEVKEVKEVKEVKEVEEVKEVKEVKEVKEVKEVKEVEEVKEVKEVKEVKEVKEVKEVMEVKEVMEVKEVKEVKEVKEVEVRVKEVKGKEVKRKKRRNTTV; the protein is encoded by the exons ATGAAGGAGGCGAAGGAAGTGAAGGAGATGAAGGAAGTGAAGGAGATGAAGGAGGCAAAGGAAGTGAAGGAGATGAAGGAAGTGAAGGAGATGAAGGAGGCAAAGGAAGTGAAGGAGATGAAGGaagtgaaggaggtgaaggaggcaAAGGAAATGAAGGAGATGAAGGAAGGAGAGGAGGTGAAGGAATTGAAGGAGTGGAGGAA tgaaggaggtggaggaagtgAAGGAGATGAAGGAGGCAATGGAAGTGAAGGAGatgaaggaggtgaaggaagtgaaggaggtgaaggaggtgaaggaggtgaaggaggtgaaggaagtgaaggagtggaggaagtgaaggaggtggaggaagtgAAGGAAGTGAAAGAGGTGAAGGAAGTGAAGGaagtgaaggaggtgaaggaagtGAAGGAAGTGAAAGAGGTGAAGGAAgtgaaggaggtggaggaagtgaaggaggtgaaggaggtgaaggaggtgaaggaagtgaaggaggtgaaggaggtggaagaggtgaaggaggtgaaggaggtgaaagag GTGAAAgaggtgaaggaggtgaaggaggtgatGGAGGTGAAAGAGGTGATggaggtgaaggaggtgaaggaggtgaaggaggtgaaAGAGGTGGAAGTGAGGGTGAAGGAGGTGAAGGGGAAGGaagtgaagaggaagaagaggaggaacacAACTGTTTGa
- the LOC115413901 gene encoding zinc finger protein 594-like, with protein MDYGGPEPDGLDCGGPEPDPEPPHIKQEPEELWTNQEADITTDTPTVTVKNEDDEEEGGSEPDGPDHGGPEPDMIIFHRLDLNSRTSPLSGSVCRQNLSGSVRAAVFSETEHGSHVNTNISGADIKPHQCSECPLTFGRRSHLSRHMRIHTGEKPFSCSDCGKGFGRKSALTFHMRVHTERDHSAAPSARRVLKKRGK; from the exons ATGGACTATGGAGGACCAGAACCAGATGGGCTGGACTGTGGAGGACCAGAACCAGATCCAGAACCCCCCCACATTAAGCAGGAACCGGAGGAGCTGTGGACCAATCAGGAGGCAGATATCACCACAGACACACCCACTGTCACAGTGAagaatgaagatgatgaagaggaagga GGATCAGAACCAGATGGACCGGACCAtggaggaccagaaccagacatGATCATCTTCCACAGACTGGACCTGAACAGTAGAACTTCCCCGCTGTCCGGGTCCGTGTGCAGGCAGAACCTGTCTGGTTCTGTCAGAGCTGCAGTATTTTCTGAAACTGAACACGGTTCACACGTCAACACTAACATCAGCGGCGCCGACATCAAACCGCATCAGTGCTCCGAATGCCCTTTGACCTTTGGCAGGAGGTCCCATCTGTCCAGACACATGAGAATCCACACCGGAGAGAAACCTTTCAGCTGCTCAGACTGCGGGAAAGGATTTGGTCGAAAATCAGCCTTAACGTTTCACATGAGAGTCCACACGGAGAGAGACCATTCAGCTGCTCCGTCTGcaagaagagttttaaagaaaaGGGGAAAGTGA